Genomic window (Deltaproteobacteria bacterium):
GGCTCCTCGCCGTCCGTTCCGCCGCCTTCCTCTCCCCAGGAGCTCAACGATGGCACGGCGGGGTCGCGCGGGGGAGGTCGCTTGTGCACGCGGACCACACCGTCGCGAGCCGAAGCCACCGGCGCGGAAAAGAACGCTTCGAATGCCTCGTCGAAGACGTCCGCCTCCTCCGGGCGGGCCATCAGCACGCAGCGCAGCGAGAGATATGCGCGTTGCCGGGATTCCATTCCGGCGCAGCGCAGGGCGCGAACCGCGTCGATGGCATGTCCGGTCGTCACCGTCATGCCGCGGCCGCGCAGCTCGCGGCAGAACGCCACGGTCCGCTGCACGAGGTCGGCGCTCATGCAGCTCCCGCGGGGAGCCGGCCCGCCTCCAGCTCCGCCCTGACCCTCCGCAGATCCGACTCGTCCTTCACCACGCACCCGAGCGTCGAAGCGACGACCTCCGGCGTCAGATGCGCGGCGTGCAGAATGACCAGCGCCTGCGCCCAGTCCAGGGTCTCGGAGACGCCGGGAACTTTGGCGAGCTTCGCGCGCCGCAGCTTCTGCACGAGCCCGACGATCTGCGCGGCCAGGTCCTCGCTGGCGCCCGGCACCTTCCGGCGGACGATCGACAGCTCCTTCTCGAACGGCGGGTGATCGATGAACAGATAGAGGCATCGCCGCCGGAGCGCGTCGGACAGCTCCCGCGTGCGGTTCGAGGTGAGAACGACATGCGGGCGCTCCCGCGCGCGGAGCGTCCCGAGCTCCGGGACCGTGACCTGGAAGTCGGAGAGCACCTCGAGGAGGAAGGCCTCGAACTCCTCGTCGCTGCGGTCGATCTCGTCCACCAGCAGGACCGGCGCGCGCCCCTCGTGCGCGATGGCCTGGAGCAGCGGCCGCTTGAGCAGGAACGGCTCGCTGAAGATCTTCGCTTCCGCCTCCGGAGCCCCGTGACCGTCGCGCTCCTGGAGGCGGATGTGCAGAAGCTGGCGCGCGTAATTCCATTCGTAGAGCGCGCTCGCCGCGTCGAGGCCTTCGTAGCACTGGAGGCGGATCAGCTCGGTGTCGAGGACGCGGGCGAGGACCTTCGCGATCTCCGTCTTCCCCACCCCCGCGTGGCCTTCGATCAAGAGCGGCTTGCGCAGCTCCAGCGCGAGGTGCAGCGAGGTCGCGATGGCCTGGTCGGCCACGTAAGCCTCGTGATCGAGCTGCTCGAGGAGCTGTGCGATGCGATCCACGAGCGCACCCCTGCGAAAGGGGCAGTCAAAGCACGCGTGCGGGCGAGGCGTCAAACGGGCGCGAGGGCCCACCTGGTTGGAAACGACAGCGCCCGGCCGTTAGAATCCGCCGCCCCCGGGAGGTGCCGGTGAAGCACTGGGTCGAAACCACCGCGATCCTCGATCGACTCTCGAAGCTGATCGGTGCCGGTCACAGCGCTGCGCTGGCCACCGTGGTGCGGATTTCCGGCTCGGCGTATCGCCGTCCCGGCGCGAAGCTCCTCGTCGAAGAAGACGGAACGATGCAGGGCGGCGTCAGCGGGGGGTGCCTGGAGAACGACGTCCGCGCCCTCGCCCTCGAAGTGCTGCGCGGCGGTGCCAGCCGGATGCTGCATTACGACACGGGCTCCGACGAAGAGACGCTGTGGGGTCTGGGTCTCGGCTGCGAGGGCGCCGTCGACGTGTACCTCCAGCGCATCGGCACCGGCTGGGTCGATGCAGCCGGCAAGCAGATGCGCGAGCTCGCCGCAGCCGGCATGCCGTTCGCCGCGATCACCATCGTTCGCGGTCCGTTCGAGGGCAAGACCCTGATGCTGGCCCGCGGTTCCCTGATCGGAAGCTCGGGAGCGCCGGAGCTCGATCGCGACCTGGCGCAACGCGCCGGGCCGCTGCTGGAAGGCGACGGCGGCTCCGCCCTTCTCGAGATCGGCGACCATGCCGCGTTCGTCGACGTCCTCCGGCCGCCACCGCGCCTGCTCATCTTCGGCGCGGGCGAC
Coding sequences:
- a CDS encoding XdhC family protein, with the translated sequence MRCDPRAHPCERGSQSTRAGEASNGREGPPGWKRQRPAVRIRRPREVPVKHWVETTAILDRLSKLIGAGHSAALATVVRISGSAYRRPGAKLLVEEDGTMQGGVSGGCLENDVRALALEVLRGGASRMLHYDTGSDEETLWGLGLGCEGAVDVYLQRIGTGWVDAAGKQMRELAAAGMPFAAITIVRGPFEGKTLMLARGSLIGSSGAPELDRDLAQRAGPLLEGDGGSALLEIGDHAAFVDVLRPPPRLLIFGAGDDARPLAAIAADAGFEVTVVDHRPAYLNAERFPPPLRLALRRPSDGVSGLPLTITRKNFAVVQTHTLAHDRDWLRALAGQPLAYLGLLGPRTRKEQVLQALRWEDQELFGPVGLDIGADGPEQVAISIVAELLAVNARRPGSHLRGREGGIHDR
- a CDS encoding MoxR family ATPase, translating into MDRIAQLLEQLDHEAYVADQAIATSLHLALELRKPLLIEGHAGVGKTEIAKVLARVLDTELIRLQCYEGLDAASALYEWNYARQLLHIRLQERDGHGAPEAEAKIFSEPFLLKRPLLQAIAHEGRAPVLLVDEIDRSDEEFEAFLLEVLSDFQVTVPELGTLRARERPHVVLTSNRTRELSDALRRRCLYLFIDHPPFEKELSIVRRKVPGASEDLAAQIVGLVQKLRRAKLAKVPGVSETLDWAQALVILHAAHLTPEVVASTLGCVVKDESDLRRVRAELEAGRLPAGAA